One genomic region from Listeria monocytogenes encodes:
- the budA gene encoding acetolactate decarboxylase → MDAVRKNRLFQHSTMAALVGGLFSGTTSFKELLQHGDLGIGTLDQFDGELIILDGEAFQIRSDGQAYKVKPEDTTPYASTTFFDADTSFSVSEPTSKQAVEEKIAELVQGPNVFYAVKMTGNFRYVDTRVVPKQQRPYPPLIEAVKEQPTYHFEYITGTIVGFWTPAYISGIGVSGYHVHFIDDMRKIGGHVFDYEMLEGTVEVAQQTEFELQLPQTTEFLRSDLSTPDMLEQIEAAEN, encoded by the coding sequence ATGGACGCAGTTAGAAAAAATCGATTATTTCAGCATTCTACAATGGCAGCACTTGTTGGTGGGCTTTTCAGCGGAACAACGAGTTTCAAAGAATTATTACAGCACGGTGACCTTGGTATAGGAACACTTGACCAATTTGATGGTGAATTAATTATTTTAGACGGGGAAGCTTTTCAAATTCGGTCAGATGGGCAAGCTTATAAAGTAAAACCGGAAGATACGACACCTTATGCGAGCACTACTTTTTTTGATGCCGATACTTCTTTTTCTGTCTCCGAACCGACATCAAAACAAGCGGTGGAAGAAAAAATCGCAGAATTAGTACAAGGACCGAATGTTTTTTATGCAGTGAAAATGACCGGGAATTTCCGTTATGTGGATACGCGCGTTGTACCAAAACAACAAAGACCTTATCCGCCACTCATTGAAGCCGTAAAAGAACAACCAACGTACCATTTTGAATATATTACGGGTACGATTGTTGGTTTTTGGACACCCGCTTATATTAGCGGTATTGGCGTTTCTGGTTATCATGTGCATTTTATTGATGATATGCGTAAAATTGGCGGTCATGTATTTGATTATGAAATGCTTGAAGGAACGGTAGAAGTGGCGCAACAAACGGAATTCGAACTTCAATTACCTCAAACGACGGAATTCTTAAGAAGTGATTTAAGTACGCCGGATATGTTGGAACAGATTGAAGCTGCGGAAAATTAA
- a CDS encoding pyrimidine-nucleoside phosphorylase encodes MRMVDIISKKRDGKALSTEEIQFFIDGYTNGEIPDYQASALAMAIFFQDMNDQERADLTMAMVGSGDTIDLSEIEGIKVDKHSTGGVGDTTTLVLAPLVAAVGVPVAKMSGRGLGHTGGTIDKLESIEGFHIELDKKDFIDLVNRDKVAVIGQSGNLTPADKKMYALRDVTGTVNSIPLIASSIMSKKIAAGADAIVLDVKTGAGAFMKTDEDAENLAHAMVRIGNNVGRNTMAVISDMSQPLGEAIGNALEVKEAIDTLKGQGPEDLTELVLVLGSQMVVLAKQAETLDEARAKLIEVIENGAALEKFKTFLSNQGGDASIVDHPEKLPQAKYQIEVPAKTSGFVSQIVADEIGIAAMILGAGRATKEDEINLAVGLMLRKKVGDAVKEGESLVTIFADQEDVENVKAKIYENIQISDHAIAPTLVHKVITE; translated from the coding sequence ATGAGAATGGTGGATATTATTTCCAAGAAAAGGGACGGCAAAGCTTTATCAACAGAAGAAATTCAGTTTTTCATTGATGGCTATACAAATGGAGAAATTCCGGATTATCAAGCAAGTGCTCTAGCCATGGCAATCTTTTTCCAAGATATGAATGATCAAGAACGCGCGGATTTAACAATGGCAATGGTTGGCTCTGGCGATACGATTGACCTATCTGAAATCGAAGGAATCAAAGTCGACAAACATAGTACTGGCGGTGTCGGCGATACAACGACACTTGTTCTTGCTCCACTCGTAGCAGCAGTTGGCGTACCAGTTGCAAAAATGTCTGGTCGTGGCTTAGGACATACAGGCGGAACGATTGATAAACTAGAATCTATCGAAGGCTTCCACATCGAACTAGATAAGAAAGATTTCATTGACCTAGTAAATCGCGACAAAGTAGCAGTTATTGGACAATCAGGAAACCTTACACCAGCAGATAAAAAAATGTACGCGCTTCGTGATGTAACAGGAACCGTAAACTCAATTCCGCTTATTGCAAGTTCAATTATGAGTAAAAAAATCGCAGCAGGCGCAGATGCAATCGTACTTGATGTAAAAACAGGTGCTGGTGCATTTATGAAAACCGATGAAGATGCTGAAAACCTAGCACATGCAATGGTCCGTATCGGAAATAACGTAGGTAGAAATACAATGGCAGTCATTTCTGATATGTCCCAACCACTTGGCGAAGCAATCGGAAACGCTTTAGAAGTAAAAGAGGCCATCGATACACTTAAAGGCCAAGGGCCAGAAGATTTAACAGAATTAGTCCTTGTACTTGGAAGTCAAATGGTCGTACTAGCCAAACAAGCGGAGACACTAGATGAAGCCCGCGCCAAACTAATCGAAGTAATCGAAAACGGTGCAGCACTAGAGAAATTCAAAACGTTCCTTTCTAATCAAGGTGGCGATGCAAGCATTGTTGATCACCCTGAAAAACTGCCACAAGCAAAATACCAAATTGAAGTACCCGCTAAAACATCCGGTTTCGTAAGCCAAATCGTCGCTGATGAAATTGGAATCGCTGCAATGATTCTAGGCGCCGGTCGCGCAACGAAAGAAGATGAAATCAATCTAGCAGTAGGTTTAATGCTACGTAAAAAAGTGGGCGATGCTGTTAAGGAAGGCGAATCACTCGTAACGATTTTCGCTGACCAAGAAGATGTCGAAAATGTAAAAGCGAAAATCTACGAAAACATTCAAATTTCCGACCATGCAATAGCGCCAACCCTTGTTCATAAAGTTATTACAGAATAA
- a CDS encoding substrate-binding domain-containing protein, whose product MAATIREIAEKTGVSITTISQILNGKGERFSDLTREKVLKTAKEMSYKPNFFAKNMIVSHTNTIGMIVPEVTDPFFSQMVKGAEDYLNKEGYMIMLCNSSNDKEREDLYVEELLHRAVDGLIIASPNILLSGVIKRMEEKRSPYILLDRQRNPRQEGNIAIDDFKGGYMETEHLIELGHTRIGIIISDTSFYNVHERYEGYLACMKDYQLPVKDSWIVSGDQTMNGGYIATQKLLQEKLSAIFATNDLMAMGTYRAALEKNMRIPHDLSVIGFDDIELSEYMTPPLTTIRQPIYGIGEIAAELLLKNLQNPTEKLENRLLDISLIKRSSTKSIDNQ is encoded by the coding sequence ATGGCTGCAACCATCCGCGAAATAGCTGAAAAGACAGGCGTTTCAATTACGACGATTTCTCAAATTTTGAATGGTAAAGGGGAACGATTTAGCGACTTAACTCGTGAAAAAGTCCTGAAAACAGCAAAAGAGATGTCTTACAAACCAAACTTTTTCGCCAAAAATATGATTGTTAGTCACACAAACACCATCGGAATGATTGTTCCGGAAGTAACGGATCCTTTTTTCTCACAAATGGTAAAAGGGGCAGAAGATTACTTAAATAAAGAAGGTTACATGATTATGCTCTGTAACTCTTCCAATGATAAAGAACGAGAAGATTTATATGTAGAAGAATTATTACATCGGGCTGTCGATGGCTTAATTATCGCCAGCCCTAATATTCTGCTTTCGGGCGTTATCAAACGTATGGAAGAGAAGCGTTCTCCGTATATTTTACTTGATCGTCAGCGGAATCCAAGGCAAGAAGGAAATATCGCAATTGATGATTTCAAAGGCGGCTATATGGAGACGGAGCATTTAATTGAACTAGGCCATACGCGCATCGGAATCATTATTTCGGATACATCTTTTTATAACGTACATGAGCGCTACGAAGGTTACTTGGCGTGTATGAAAGATTATCAACTTCCGGTAAAAGATAGCTGGATTGTCAGCGGGGACCAAACGATGAATGGCGGTTATATCGCCACGCAAAAATTACTTCAAGAAAAGCTGAGTGCCATTTTTGCAACCAATGATTTAATGGCGATGGGAACGTATCGTGCGGCGCTAGAAAAAAATATGCGCATCCCTCATGATCTTAGCGTCATCGGGTTTGATGATATTGAACTTTCCGAATACATGACTCCGCCACTTACGACAATTCGGCAACCAATCTATGGCATCGGCGAAATTGCTGCCGAACTTTTACTGAAAAATCTCCAAAATCCAACCGAGAAATTAGAGAATCGTTTACTCGATATTTCCCTAATCAAGCGTAGTAGTACAAAAAGTATTGACAACCAGTAA
- the deoC gene encoding deoxyribose-phosphate aldolase — protein MTIAKMIDHTALKPDTTKEQILTLTKEAREYGFASVCVNPTWVKLSAEQLAGAESVVCTVIGFPLGANTPEVKAFEVKDAIQNGAKEVDMVINIGALKDKDDELVERDIRAVVDAAKGKALVKVIIETCLLTDEEKVRACEIAVKAGTDFVKTSTGFSTGGATAEDIALMRKTVGPNIGVKASGGVRTKEDVEKMIEAGATRIGASAGVAIVSGEKPAKPDNY, from the coding sequence ATGACAATTGCCAAAATGATCGACCATACTGCATTAAAACCAGACACTACGAAAGAACAAATTTTAACACTAACAAAAGAAGCGAGAGAATACGGTTTTGCTTCCGTATGCGTGAACCCAACTTGGGTAAAACTATCCGCTGAACAACTTGCTGGAGCAGAATCCGTAGTATGTACTGTTATCGGTTTCCCGCTTGGAGCAAATACTCCAGAAGTGAAAGCATTCGAAGTGAAAGATGCCATCCAAAACGGCGCGAAAGAAGTCGATATGGTTATCAATATCGGTGCACTTAAAGACAAGGACGACGAATTAGTAGAACGCGATATTCGCGCTGTTGTCGATGCTGCTAAAGGCAAAGCATTAGTAAAAGTAATTATCGAAACTTGCCTATTAACAGACGAAGAAAAAGTGCGCGCATGCGAAATCGCTGTAAAAGCAGGAACAGACTTCGTTAAAACATCTACAGGATTTTCAACAGGTGGCGCAACTGCCGAAGATATCGCCTTGATGCGTAAAACAGTTGGACCGAACATCGGTGTAAAAGCATCTGGTGGAGTTCGTACGAAAGAAGACGTAGAAAAAATGATCGAAGCAGGCGCAACTCGTATCGGCGCAAGTGCAGGCGTTGCAATTGTTTCCGGCGAAAAACCAGCTAAACCTGATAATTACTAA
- a CDS encoding sugar-binding transcriptional regulator — translation MDKQKEQLSVEVARLYYQSDLGQQEIATRLGVSRPTVSRLLQNAKTKGYVKIEVQDPFSNLTELAVALKEKYQLKNVTVAFSQTNDYSEITKQISQSAAEYLEEIIHDGDILGVSWGTTMYKIAQKLAPLKAEIKVVQLKGGVSHSDVNTYAAETLALFGAAYDTAPVSLPLPVVLDNPLAKQMVEADRHIKNIIELGKKANIAIFTVGTVRDEALLFRLGYFSDQEKARLKEKAVGDICSRFFTIDGEIADEKMDERTIGINLQELKQKETAILVAGGERKIKAIHGALRGGYANHFITDQFTAKQLLEQNFIN, via the coding sequence ATGGATAAACAAAAAGAACAGCTCAGCGTTGAGGTGGCGAGACTTTATTATCAATCGGATCTCGGTCAGCAAGAAATCGCCACACGTCTAGGTGTTTCCAGACCGACCGTTTCCAGATTGCTCCAAAACGCGAAAACAAAAGGATACGTCAAAATCGAAGTCCAAGATCCATTTTCTAACCTCACAGAACTGGCAGTCGCTTTAAAAGAAAAGTACCAACTAAAAAACGTCACCGTTGCTTTCAGTCAAACAAATGATTATAGCGAAATAACCAAGCAAATCAGCCAAAGTGCTGCAGAATATTTAGAAGAGATTATCCATGATGGCGATATTCTTGGTGTGAGTTGGGGAACAACGATGTATAAAATCGCCCAAAAACTAGCCCCACTAAAAGCAGAAATAAAAGTCGTCCAACTTAAAGGCGGCGTGAGTCATTCTGATGTCAATACGTATGCTGCTGAAACGTTAGCATTATTCGGGGCTGCCTATGATACGGCCCCAGTTTCACTGCCACTTCCCGTGGTCCTTGATAATCCACTCGCTAAACAAATGGTAGAAGCAGATCGCCATATAAAAAACATCATCGAACTTGGTAAAAAAGCCAATATCGCTATTTTTACTGTAGGAACTGTGCGTGATGAAGCCCTGCTTTTCCGTCTAGGCTATTTTTCTGATCAAGAAAAGGCTCGCCTAAAAGAAAAAGCAGTGGGCGATATTTGTTCGCGATTTTTCACAATTGACGGCGAAATTGCTGACGAAAAAATGGATGAACGGACCATTGGCATCAATTTGCAAGAGTTAAAACAAAAAGAAACAGCCATCCTTGTTGCGGGCGGTGAACGAAAAATAAAAGCGATTCATGGCGCGCTTCGTGGCGGTTATGCCAATCATTTTATTACCGACCAATTTACCGCAAAACAACTACTTGAACAAAATTTCATCAATTAG
- a CDS encoding PTS sugar transporter subunit IIA — translation MKAIFVCTHGNAAKELIQSAEMICGKQENTSFVPFEVNESAENLQAKIASEVAKLDLTEGVLFLTDLKGGTPFNVLVRLLGNFDAVELVAGVNIPLLLEAFLSRETLSLKQLANQVAETGRLGIYEYAAPLEEIEEDF, via the coding sequence ATGAAAGCAATTTTTGTTTGTACTCATGGAAACGCCGCAAAAGAACTCATTCAATCTGCGGAAATGATTTGCGGTAAACAAGAAAATACAAGTTTTGTTCCTTTTGAAGTGAATGAATCCGCGGAAAACTTACAGGCGAAAATTGCCAGTGAAGTAGCTAAACTCGATTTAACAGAAGGCGTATTATTTCTAACCGATTTAAAAGGTGGCACTCCGTTTAATGTGCTCGTTCGCTTGCTCGGGAATTTTGATGCAGTAGAACTTGTTGCAGGCGTGAATATTCCGCTTTTATTAGAAGCGTTCCTCAGTCGTGAAACGCTATCCTTAAAACAACTTGCGAATCAAGTTGCCGAAACTGGGCGGTTAGGGATTTATGAATATGCCGCGCCGCTTGAAGAAATAGAAGAAGATTTTTAA
- a CDS encoding SIS domain-containing protein, with protein MLKFDEQKVRENMEGALKLRPQINEVVDQIHHRGFSNICWLGIGGTYASAMQAVVHMKEKTALETFYENAAVFLTTGNKRVTKDTLVVISSVTGSTQEVVDAVKKCNEIGATVFGFIDKAETELANLVDHLISYPLNEQLKFFMVADRFMYLAGEFEDYDAFYQEMDQHFAKGIVEVEKAADKFGQEFALKHHQDDIHYFVGAGNQWGATYSYAMCYWEEQHWIKTKSIESHEFFHGMFEIVERDTPITIYVTEDSQRSLSERVVNFIPQICANYTVIDAKDYDMPGISAKFRGALSPFIIHAVNNRIDVHVEKINCHPMEIRRYYRQLDY; from the coding sequence GTGTTAAAATTTGATGAACAAAAAGTGAGAGAAAACATGGAAGGGGCGCTTAAATTACGTCCGCAAATTAATGAAGTAGTTGACCAAATACACCACCGTGGTTTTAGTAATATTTGCTGGCTAGGAATTGGCGGGACATACGCATCCGCCATGCAAGCTGTGGTGCATATGAAAGAAAAAACGGCGCTAGAAACTTTTTATGAAAATGCGGCTGTGTTTCTAACTACAGGCAATAAACGTGTCACCAAAGATACACTTGTAGTTATTTCATCGGTGACCGGAAGTACGCAAGAAGTAGTAGATGCTGTGAAAAAATGTAATGAAATTGGTGCGACTGTATTTGGGTTTATTGATAAAGCGGAAACCGAACTTGCTAATTTAGTAGATCACTTAATCTCCTATCCGTTAAATGAACAATTAAAATTCTTTATGGTGGCAGATCGTTTTATGTATTTAGCAGGTGAATTTGAAGATTATGATGCGTTTTATCAAGAAATGGATCAACATTTTGCTAAAGGGATTGTAGAAGTAGAAAAAGCGGCAGATAAATTTGGTCAAGAATTTGCGCTAAAACATCATCAAGACGACATTCATTATTTCGTTGGTGCTGGGAATCAGTGGGGTGCGACCTATTCATACGCAATGTGTTACTGGGAAGAACAGCACTGGATTAAAACGAAATCGATTGAGTCACATGAGTTTTTCCATGGCATGTTTGAAATTGTAGAACGCGATACCCCGATTACCATTTATGTGACAGAAGATAGCCAGCGTTCTTTAAGCGAGAGAGTAGTTAATTTCATTCCACAAATCTGCGCCAATTATACAGTCATTGATGCAAAAGATTACGATATGCCGGGTATTTCCGCTAAATTCAGAGGGGCGTTGTCACCATTTATTATCCACGCAGTTAATAATCGTATTGACGTACACGTGGAAAAAATTAACTGTCACCCAATGGAAATCAGAAGATACTATCGTCAGTTAGACTATTAA
- a CDS encoding SIS domain-containing protein produces MKNMDYYIRSEQSVYENIIRSRKDLLQKVIQMEKVDYQAIVIFATGSSSNAAFAAQLYMSDKLAIPVYVEEPSTAGNYMLHLNKNTLYIAISQGGHSYSTIHLVKEIERQGGIVFTLTSDLRSPIAKESTRAIDLGMGLEEMPYVTLGYSATILMLNLMALELALLQEKILEEEYQAEIAELKKITAHLPQVIEKSAAWVDEHTQELMEAERVFFIGYGAAYGVAREGETKVTETIRITSFGKELEEYMHGPYIGLSERDYIIFLEPQGLLEDRAEKLKQFLQGHVKKIRTIYADAGGENADDLLLGMRTAELLTPLFMTIPVHLLSFEISKKKGINLEVSAFPEFDKITKSKI; encoded by the coding sequence ATGAAAAACATGGATTATTATATCCGGTCGGAACAAAGCGTTTATGAAAATATCATCCGAAGTCGAAAAGACCTTTTACAAAAGGTCATTCAAATGGAGAAAGTGGACTATCAAGCAATTGTTATTTTTGCAACAGGTTCTAGTTCTAATGCGGCATTCGCAGCGCAGTTATATATGTCGGATAAACTTGCTATTCCGGTATATGTGGAAGAACCATCTACTGCAGGAAATTACATGCTGCATTTAAACAAAAACACCTTATACATCGCTATATCACAAGGTGGGCACAGTTACTCCACCATCCATCTCGTAAAAGAAATTGAGCGTCAAGGAGGTATTGTTTTCACTTTAACGAGCGATTTAAGAAGCCCGATTGCGAAAGAAAGTACGCGGGCAATTGATCTCGGGATGGGCTTAGAAGAGATGCCATATGTCACGCTTGGCTATAGCGCAACCATTCTCATGTTGAATTTAATGGCGCTTGAGCTAGCCCTTTTACAAGAGAAAATATTGGAGGAAGAGTATCAGGCGGAAATTGCAGAATTGAAAAAAATTACCGCTCATTTACCACAAGTGATAGAGAAATCAGCTGCTTGGGTGGACGAGCATACACAGGAATTGATGGAAGCGGAACGAGTTTTCTTCATAGGATACGGCGCTGCTTATGGTGTAGCGCGCGAAGGAGAAACAAAAGTAACAGAAACCATCCGGATTACTTCATTTGGTAAAGAGCTAGAAGAATATATGCATGGACCATATATAGGTTTGTCCGAACGAGACTATATTATCTTCCTTGAACCTCAAGGATTACTAGAAGATCGCGCGGAAAAATTAAAACAATTTTTACAAGGCCATGTAAAGAAAATCCGGACAATTTATGCGGATGCAGGCGGGGAAAACGCGGATGATTTATTACTTGGTATGCGGACAGCAGAACTTCTGACGCCGCTATTTATGACTATCCCGGTTCATTTATTATCCTTTGAAATTTCTAAGAAAAAAGGAATTAATTTAGAAGTATCCGCTTTTCCGGAATTTGATAAAATAACAAAATCCAAAATTTAA
- a CDS encoding PTS system mannose/fructose/sorbose family transporter subunit IID yields the protein MKMKSSDVLTKKDLMKVFWRSFTMEWSWNYERQSNLGYGFSMLPALNKIFKNDKDKRISSYQRHLEFYNVTPWLSTFPLGISIAMEEQSAKDKDFDTDSINNIKVALMGPLSGIGDSFFWGTLRVIATGIGTSLALQGNMLGPILFLLIFNIPAILTRYYGLFIGYNIGANFIEKIQKTGLMDKLSYGASVIGLAVVGAMVATMVNINMPMKFGSGDDAVTIQSVFDGIVPGILALGFTFFIFWLDKKGLKAHWILLLIAGIGILGAFTGLLK from the coding sequence ATGAAGATGAAGAGTTCTGACGTATTAACGAAAAAAGACTTAATGAAAGTTTTTTGGCGCTCGTTCACGATGGAATGGTCATGGAACTACGAACGACAATCCAATCTCGGGTATGGATTTTCCATGCTACCAGCTCTGAACAAAATTTTTAAAAATGATAAAGACAAACGAATTTCTTCTTATCAAAGACATTTAGAATTTTATAACGTAACACCGTGGCTTTCCACTTTTCCGCTCGGGATATCCATTGCGATGGAAGAGCAATCTGCGAAAGATAAAGATTTTGACACAGATTCTATCAATAATATAAAAGTAGCATTAATGGGTCCTCTTAGTGGGATTGGAGATTCGTTCTTCTGGGGAACTTTACGAGTTATCGCTACAGGTATTGGAACTTCCTTAGCGCTACAAGGAAATATGTTAGGTCCGATTTTATTCCTCCTTATTTTCAATATTCCAGCTATTCTGACTCGTTATTATGGGTTATTCATTGGTTATAACATTGGAGCTAACTTTATCGAAAAAATTCAAAAAACTGGATTAATGGATAAACTGTCTTATGGTGCTTCGGTTATCGGTCTGGCTGTTGTTGGTGCGATGGTCGCCACGATGGTAAACATTAATATGCCAATGAAATTTGGTTCTGGTGATGATGCAGTAACGATTCAAAGTGTTTTTGACGGTATCGTCCCAGGAATTCTAGCACTTGGCTTCACCTTCTTTATTTTCTGGTTAGATAAAAAAGGACTAAAAGCACATTGGATTCTTTTATTAATCGCAGGAATTGGGATTTTAGGAGCGTTCACAGGTTTATTAAAATAA
- a CDS encoding PTS mannose/fructose/sorbose/N-acetylgalactosamine transporter subunit IIC, translated as MEQFGTAILLALAAMLANGEYLFGSSMLSRPLVTCTLAGLIMGDVQMGIIMGATLELAFVGSFSIGASIPPEIISGSILGTAFAISTGESTAVALALGIPIASLVLVVKNLCFIFVLPYFVHKADKYALEGNSRGISRMQLLGGFLSINLPIGIIVATSYLVGSPVIQNVLDAIPAFVITGLGIATGLLPAYGFALLLKLMVNKKNAVFFVFGFALAVYLKVPVTGVAIFAACLALILTGYATLKNDNGPKNTNTEPALANDGGINYEDEEF; from the coding sequence ATGGAACAGTTTGGAACAGCGATTTTGCTTGCACTTGCAGCAATGCTAGCAAATGGAGAATATTTATTTGGTTCATCGATGCTATCAAGACCACTTGTAACATGTACACTCGCCGGGCTTATCATGGGGGATGTACAAATGGGGATTATTATGGGGGCAACTTTAGAATTAGCTTTTGTGGGATCATTTTCTATTGGAGCATCTATCCCTCCAGAAATTATTTCAGGAAGTATATTAGGAACTGCCTTCGCGATTTCGACTGGTGAAAGCACAGCCGTAGCGTTAGCTCTTGGGATTCCAATTGCCTCCCTTGTACTTGTTGTTAAAAATCTATGCTTTATTTTCGTATTACCTTACTTTGTTCATAAAGCAGATAAATACGCACTCGAGGGAAATTCACGAGGGATTAGTCGAATGCAGTTACTAGGTGGATTTTTATCGATCAACTTGCCAATTGGTATTATTGTCGCGACATCCTATTTAGTAGGAAGCCCAGTTATTCAAAACGTACTTGATGCCATCCCAGCATTCGTTATAACGGGACTTGGAATCGCGACTGGTTTACTGCCAGCATATGGTTTTGCTTTGCTTCTCAAATTGATGGTCAACAAGAAGAATGCGGTATTTTTCGTATTTGGCTTCGCGTTAGCTGTTTACTTAAAAGTTCCTGTAACAGGCGTAGCGATTTTCGCTGCATGTTTAGCGCTAATTTTAACAGGTTATGCAACACTTAAAAATGACAATGGCCCAAAAAATACTAATACAGAGCCAGCACTTGCGAATGATGGAGGTATAAATTATGAAGATGAAGAGTTCTGA